A DNA window from Equus przewalskii isolate Varuska chromosome 12, EquPr2, whole genome shotgun sequence contains the following coding sequences:
- the CCP110 gene encoding centriolar coiled-coil protein of 110 kDa isoform X3, producing the protein MEDYEKFCERSLARVQEAALLPESFLPVQSESVSLIRFRGLAVLSPLLNIEKRKEMQQEKQKALDVEARKQVNRKKALLTRVQEILENVQVRKAPNASDFDQWETETVYSNSEVRNLNVSATFPNILPSPTEHSTLAKFEKMTGILPLNNEDQFKSNGIDLARDSEEFTSLKPCDSSGISHTENEASLKTSAAPQETPTSDGLFPANGAQDPLLLEEVTPDPYMISLQNLMKKSKEYIEREQSIRSLRSSAKRSVNESQSDKENGAVKVSDCIKEKAQLIGRHCGSVVPDKPSLNESNVLLQGASAPVGSRNASASGSFSKVDLPIRTDPDPDFKLVPSFVTENNVLKSLTGSYAKLPSPEPSLSPKMHRRRSRPSSACHILINNPINACELSPKGREQAVDLVVDHTDEKTNVPETVPKLPVDLAGVCPSKVYASKNTSEAIQEMVLGKSNQVCQPSGNQLENKVIHGLAILEGQLTSDGGGPHKMDGSCTAMPRLHEPYATSQCPASQNFGSTSGLKSASALGKNCNLQMELNKSYDVKNPSPLLMQNQNTRQQLDTPTVSCGNEQLLDNSFEKVKRRLDLDVDSLQKENCPYVITAGIAEQEKQHLPEKRYPKGSVYINKNKMIESSFKEGEEILKSKIFAFEEMRKRLEEQHAQQLSLLIAEQEREQERLQKEIEEQEKMLKEKKVIAAETSELDINNAVELEWRKINDSGLLDTMLSQVDSLHTSNSNSSGFTNSALQHSFGSVSEAPFYLWASSTSGLTKLSVTRPFGRAKPKWSQGFSPEVQAKFSKITAVAKGFLTRRLMQTDKLKQLRQTVKDTMEFIRSFQSEAPLKRGVVSAQDASLQERVFAQLRAALYGIHDIFFVMDAAERMSILHHDREVRKEKMLRQLDKMKSPRVALSAATQKSLDRKKFMKAAEMGMPNKKFLVKQNPSETRILQPNQGQNAPGHRLLSRQGSICRKNPKKAAKCCDNLRRQHSLG; encoded by the exons CTTAAcattgagaaaagaaaggaaatgcaacaagaaaagcagaaagcaCTTGATGTAGAAGCAAGAAAGCAGGTTAATAGGAAGAAAGCTTTACTGACTCGTGTCCAGGAGATTCTGGAAAACGTTCAG GTTAGAAAAGCACCTAATGCCAGTGATTTTGATCAATGGGAGACTGAAACAGTTTACTCTAATTCAGAAGTCAGAAACTTGAATGTTTCTGCTACATTTCCAAATATCTTGCCAAGCCCTACTGAACACTCTACTTtagcaaaatttgaaaagatgACTGGAATTTTGCCATTGAATAATGAGGACCAATTTAAATCTAATGGGATAGACTTAGCTAGGGACTCAGAAGAATTTACTTCTCTGAAGCCATGTGATAGTTCAGGTATTAGCCACACAGAAAACGAAGCTTCTCTGAAGACCTCAGCAGCCCCCCAAGAGACTCCGACTTCTGATGGTCTCTTTCCAGCAAATGGAGCACAGGATCCATTGCTTTTGGAAGAAGTTACTCCAGATCCCTACATGATAAGTCTTCAGAATCTGATGAAAAAGTCAAAGGAATATATAGAAAGAGAACAATCTATACGCAGTCTGAGAAGTAGTGCAAAGAGGAGTGTTAACGAGAGTCAGTCAGACAAAGAAAACGGTGCTGTTAAAGTGAGTGATTGCATAAAGGAGAAGGCCCAGTTGATAGGCAGGCACTGTGGCTCAGTGGTTCCTGACAAACCAAGCCTTAATGAGTCAAACGTTCTTCTCCAAGGTGCTTCCGCTCCGGTAGGCAGCAGGAATGCGTCAGCTTCAGGGAGCTTTTCTAAAGTGGATCTGCCTATACGGACTGATCCGGATCCTGATTTTAAACTTGTTCCCTCTTTTGTTACTGAAAATAATGTTCTCAAAAGTCTTACTGGTTCATATGCCAAATTACCTAGTCCAGAGCCAAGCCTGAGTCCCAAAATGCACCGGAGGCGTTCTAGGCCTTCATCAGCATGTCATATTCTCATAAATAACCCGATAAATGCCTGTGAATTAAGTCCTAAAGGAAGAGAACAGGCAGTGGACTTAGTTGTGGACCATACCGATGAAAAAACAAACGTACCCGAAACTGTGCCAAAACTACCGGTTGATTTAGCAGGAGTTTGTCCAAGCAAGGTTTATGCCAGCAAAAATACGTCTGAAGCCATACAGGAAATGGTTTTAGGGAAATCAAACCAGGTATGTCAGCCTTCGGGaaatcaattagaaaataaagttatcCATGGACTTGCTATCCTGGAAGGTCAGTTAACATCTGATGGGGGAGGACCACACAAAATGGACGGTAGCTGTACTGCGATGCCAAGGTTGCACGAGCCGTATGCCACCAGTCAGTGTCCAGCGAGTCAAAACTTTGGAAGCACGAGTGGGCTCAAATCAGCCAGTGCGTTAGGGAAAAACTGCAATTTACAGATGGAACTGAACAAGTCTTATGATGTAAAAAACCCATCGCCTTTACTGATGCAAAACCAGAATACCAGACAGCAGCTGGACACCCCGACAGTGTCTTGTGGAAATGAACAACTTTTGGATAATAGTTTTGAGAAAGTTAAACGGAGGCTTGATTTAGATGTTGATAGTTTGCAAAAAGAAAACTGCCCTTATGTCATAACAGCTGGAATAGCTGAACAGGAAAAGCAACATTTGCCAGAAAAAAGATACCCTAAGGGATCTGTCtacatcaacaaaaataaaatgatagaaagtAGTTTCAAAG AAGGTGAGGAGATATTAAAAAGCAAGATCTTCGCTTTTGAAGAAATGCGGAAGAGACTGGAAGAACAGCATGCCCAGCAGTTGTCGCTCCTCATAGCCGAGCAGGAAAGGGAACAGGAGAGATTGCAGAAG GAAATAGAAGAACAAGAGAAGATGTTAAAAGAGAAGAAGGTGATTGCAGCAGAAACATCTGAATTGGATATTAACAATGCGGTGGAGttagaatggagaaaaataaatgactctgGTTTGCTAGATACAATGCTGTCTCAAGTGGACTCACTCCATACTTCAAATTCAAATAGttctg GTTTCACAAATTCTGCCCTACAACACAGCTTTGGTTCTGTAAGTGAAGCGCCGTTCTACCTCTGGGCATCATCAACAAGTGGCTTGACCAAACTCTCAGTAACAAGGCCTTTTGGAAGGGCCAAACCTAAATGGTCTCAG GGTTTCAGTCCAGAAGTACAAGCAAAATTTAGCAAAATCACCGCAGTGGCTAAAGGATTTCTTACTCGTCGGCTCATGCAGACAGATAAGCTAAAGCAACTCCGACAAACTGTGAAA GATACTATGGAATTCATAAGAAGTTTTCAGTCAGAAGCACCGTTGAAGAGAGGAGTCGTTTCAGCGCAAGATGCTTCTCTTCAGGAGAGAGTGTTTGCCCAG TTGCGAGCTGCCCTGTACGGTATTCATGACATATTCTTTGTAATGGATGCAGCTGAAAGGATGTCCATTCTACATCACGATCGAGAAGTTCGCAAAGAGAAAATGCTCAGGCAATTG gataaaatgaaaagtcCACGAGTGGCTCTTTCAGCTGCAACACAGAAGTCTCTTGATAGGAAGAAGTTCATGAA AGCTGCTGAAATGGGGATGCCAAATAAGAAATTTCTGGTTAAACAAAATCCTTCTGAAACAAG AATCCTTCAGCCAAACCAAGGACAGAATGCGCCTGGTCACAGGCTGCTTAGTAGACAAGG GAGTATATGCAGGAAAAATCCAAAGAAAGCGGCCAAATGTTGCGACAATTTAAGAAGACAACATTCATTAGGATAA
- the CCP110 gene encoding centriolar coiled-coil protein of 110 kDa isoform X1 produces MEDYEKFCERSLARVQEAALLPESFLPVQSESVSLIRFRGLAVLSPLLNIEKRKEMQQEKQKALDVEARKQVNRKKALLTRVQEILENVQVRKAPNASDFDQWETETVYSNSEVRNLNVSATFPNILPSPTEHSTLAKFEKMTGILPLNNEDQFKSNGIDLARDSEEFTSLKPCDSSGISHTENEASLKTSAAPQETPTSDGLFPANGAQDPLLLEEVTPDPYMISLQNLMKKSKEYIEREQSIRSLRSSAKRSVNESQSDKENGAVKVSDCIKEKAQLIGRHCGSVVPDKPSLNESNVLLQGASAPVGSRNASASGSFSKVDLPIRTDPDPDFKLVPSFVTENNVLKSLTGSYAKLPSPEPSLSPKMHRRRSRPSSACHILINNPINACELSPKGREQAVDLVVDHTDEKTNVPETVPKLPVDLAGVCPSKVYASKNTSEAIQEMVLGKSNQVCQPSGNQLENKVIHGLAILEGQLTSDGGGPHKMDGSCTAMPRLHEPYATSQCPASQNFGSTSGLKSASALGKNCNLQMELNKSYDVKNPSPLLMQNQNTRQQLDTPTVSCGNEQLLDNSFEKVKRRLDLDVDSLQKENCPYVITAGIAEQEKQHLPEKRYPKGSVYINKNKMIESSFKEGEEILKSKIFAFEEMRKRLEEQHAQQLSLLIAEQEREQERLQKEIEEQEKMLKEKKVIAAETSELDINNAVELEWRKINDSGLLDTMLSQVDSLHTSNSNSSGFTNSALQHSFGSVSEAPFYLWASSTSGLTKLSVTRPFGRAKPKWSQGFSPEVQAKFSKITAVAKGFLTRRLMQTDKLKQLRQTVKDTMEFIRSFQSEAPLKRGVVSAQDASLQERVFAQLRAALYGIHDIFFVMDAAERMSILHHDREVRKEKMLRQLDKMKSPRVALSAATQKSLDRKKFMKAAEMGMPNKKFLVKQNPSETRILQPNQGQNAPGHRLLSRQGTPKTSVKGVVQNRQKSSQSRVPNRAPGSGVYAGKIQRKRPNVATI; encoded by the exons CTTAAcattgagaaaagaaaggaaatgcaacaagaaaagcagaaagcaCTTGATGTAGAAGCAAGAAAGCAGGTTAATAGGAAGAAAGCTTTACTGACTCGTGTCCAGGAGATTCTGGAAAACGTTCAG GTTAGAAAAGCACCTAATGCCAGTGATTTTGATCAATGGGAGACTGAAACAGTTTACTCTAATTCAGAAGTCAGAAACTTGAATGTTTCTGCTACATTTCCAAATATCTTGCCAAGCCCTACTGAACACTCTACTTtagcaaaatttgaaaagatgACTGGAATTTTGCCATTGAATAATGAGGACCAATTTAAATCTAATGGGATAGACTTAGCTAGGGACTCAGAAGAATTTACTTCTCTGAAGCCATGTGATAGTTCAGGTATTAGCCACACAGAAAACGAAGCTTCTCTGAAGACCTCAGCAGCCCCCCAAGAGACTCCGACTTCTGATGGTCTCTTTCCAGCAAATGGAGCACAGGATCCATTGCTTTTGGAAGAAGTTACTCCAGATCCCTACATGATAAGTCTTCAGAATCTGATGAAAAAGTCAAAGGAATATATAGAAAGAGAACAATCTATACGCAGTCTGAGAAGTAGTGCAAAGAGGAGTGTTAACGAGAGTCAGTCAGACAAAGAAAACGGTGCTGTTAAAGTGAGTGATTGCATAAAGGAGAAGGCCCAGTTGATAGGCAGGCACTGTGGCTCAGTGGTTCCTGACAAACCAAGCCTTAATGAGTCAAACGTTCTTCTCCAAGGTGCTTCCGCTCCGGTAGGCAGCAGGAATGCGTCAGCTTCAGGGAGCTTTTCTAAAGTGGATCTGCCTATACGGACTGATCCGGATCCTGATTTTAAACTTGTTCCCTCTTTTGTTACTGAAAATAATGTTCTCAAAAGTCTTACTGGTTCATATGCCAAATTACCTAGTCCAGAGCCAAGCCTGAGTCCCAAAATGCACCGGAGGCGTTCTAGGCCTTCATCAGCATGTCATATTCTCATAAATAACCCGATAAATGCCTGTGAATTAAGTCCTAAAGGAAGAGAACAGGCAGTGGACTTAGTTGTGGACCATACCGATGAAAAAACAAACGTACCCGAAACTGTGCCAAAACTACCGGTTGATTTAGCAGGAGTTTGTCCAAGCAAGGTTTATGCCAGCAAAAATACGTCTGAAGCCATACAGGAAATGGTTTTAGGGAAATCAAACCAGGTATGTCAGCCTTCGGGaaatcaattagaaaataaagttatcCATGGACTTGCTATCCTGGAAGGTCAGTTAACATCTGATGGGGGAGGACCACACAAAATGGACGGTAGCTGTACTGCGATGCCAAGGTTGCACGAGCCGTATGCCACCAGTCAGTGTCCAGCGAGTCAAAACTTTGGAAGCACGAGTGGGCTCAAATCAGCCAGTGCGTTAGGGAAAAACTGCAATTTACAGATGGAACTGAACAAGTCTTATGATGTAAAAAACCCATCGCCTTTACTGATGCAAAACCAGAATACCAGACAGCAGCTGGACACCCCGACAGTGTCTTGTGGAAATGAACAACTTTTGGATAATAGTTTTGAGAAAGTTAAACGGAGGCTTGATTTAGATGTTGATAGTTTGCAAAAAGAAAACTGCCCTTATGTCATAACAGCTGGAATAGCTGAACAGGAAAAGCAACATTTGCCAGAAAAAAGATACCCTAAGGGATCTGTCtacatcaacaaaaataaaatgatagaaagtAGTTTCAAAG AAGGTGAGGAGATATTAAAAAGCAAGATCTTCGCTTTTGAAGAAATGCGGAAGAGACTGGAAGAACAGCATGCCCAGCAGTTGTCGCTCCTCATAGCCGAGCAGGAAAGGGAACAGGAGAGATTGCAGAAG GAAATAGAAGAACAAGAGAAGATGTTAAAAGAGAAGAAGGTGATTGCAGCAGAAACATCTGAATTGGATATTAACAATGCGGTGGAGttagaatggagaaaaataaatgactctgGTTTGCTAGATACAATGCTGTCTCAAGTGGACTCACTCCATACTTCAAATTCAAATAGttctg GTTTCACAAATTCTGCCCTACAACACAGCTTTGGTTCTGTAAGTGAAGCGCCGTTCTACCTCTGGGCATCATCAACAAGTGGCTTGACCAAACTCTCAGTAACAAGGCCTTTTGGAAGGGCCAAACCTAAATGGTCTCAG GGTTTCAGTCCAGAAGTACAAGCAAAATTTAGCAAAATCACCGCAGTGGCTAAAGGATTTCTTACTCGTCGGCTCATGCAGACAGATAAGCTAAAGCAACTCCGACAAACTGTGAAA GATACTATGGAATTCATAAGAAGTTTTCAGTCAGAAGCACCGTTGAAGAGAGGAGTCGTTTCAGCGCAAGATGCTTCTCTTCAGGAGAGAGTGTTTGCCCAG TTGCGAGCTGCCCTGTACGGTATTCATGACATATTCTTTGTAATGGATGCAGCTGAAAGGATGTCCATTCTACATCACGATCGAGAAGTTCGCAAAGAGAAAATGCTCAGGCAATTG gataaaatgaaaagtcCACGAGTGGCTCTTTCAGCTGCAACACAGAAGTCTCTTGATAGGAAGAAGTTCATGAA AGCTGCTGAAATGGGGATGCCAAATAAGAAATTTCTGGTTAAACAAAATCCTTCTGAAACAAG AATCCTTCAGCCAAACCAAGGACAGAATGCGCCTGGTCACAGGCTGCTTAGTAGACAAGG AACCCCTAAGACATCAGTGAAGGGGGTTGTGCAGAATAGACAGAAGTCTTCACAGAGCAGAGTGCCTAACAGAGCGCCTGGTTCAG GAGTATATGCAGGAAAAATCCAAAGAAAGCGGCCAAATGTTGCGACAATTTAA
- the CCP110 gene encoding centriolar coiled-coil protein of 110 kDa isoform X2 gives MEDYEKFCERSLARVQEAALLPESFLPVQSESVSLIRFRGLAVLSPLLNIEKRKEMQQEKQKALDVEARKQVNRKKALLTRVQEILENVQVRKAPNASDFDQWETETVYSNSEVRNLNVSATFPNILPSPTEHSTLAKFEKMTGILPLNNEDQFKSNGIDLARDSEEFTSLKPCDSSGISHTENEASLKTSAAPQETPTSDGLFPANGAQDPLLLEEVTPDPYMISLQNLMKKSKEYIEREQSIRSLRSSAKRSVNESQSDKENGAVKVSDCIKEKAQLIGRHCGSVVPDKPSLNESNVLLQGASAPVGSRNASASGSFSKVDLPIRTDPDPDFKLVPSFVTENNVLKSLTGSYAKLPSPEPSLSPKMHRRRSRPSSACHILINNPINACELSPKGREQAVDLVVDHTDEKTNVPETVPKLPVDLAGVCPSKVYASKNTSEAIQEMVLGKSNQVCQPSGNQLENKVIHGLAILEGQLTSDGGGPHKMDGSCTAMPRLHEPYATSQCPASQNFGSTSGLKSASALGKNCNLQMELNKSYDVKNPSPLLMQNQNTRQQLDTPTVSCGNEQLLDNSFEKVKRRLDLDVDSLQKENCPYVITAGIAEQEKQHLPEKRYPKGSVYINKNKMIESSFKEGEEILKSKIFAFEEMRKRLEEQHAQQLSLLIAEQEREQERLQKEIEEQEKMLKEKKVIAAETSELDINNAVELEWRKINDSGLLDTMLSQVDSLHTSNSNSSGFTNSALQHSFGSVSEAPFYLWASSTSGLTKLSVTRPFGRAKPKWSQGFSPEVQAKFSKITAVAKGFLTRRLMQTDKLKQLRQTVKDTMEFIRSFQSEAPLKRGVVSAQDASLQERVFAQLRAALYGIHDIFFVMDAAERMSILHHDREVRKEKMLRQLDKMKSPRVALSAATQKSLDRKKFMKAAEMGMPNKKFLVKQNPSETRILQPNQGQNAPGHRLLSRQGTPKTSVKGVVQNRQKSSQSRVPNRAPGSGV, from the exons CTTAAcattgagaaaagaaaggaaatgcaacaagaaaagcagaaagcaCTTGATGTAGAAGCAAGAAAGCAGGTTAATAGGAAGAAAGCTTTACTGACTCGTGTCCAGGAGATTCTGGAAAACGTTCAG GTTAGAAAAGCACCTAATGCCAGTGATTTTGATCAATGGGAGACTGAAACAGTTTACTCTAATTCAGAAGTCAGAAACTTGAATGTTTCTGCTACATTTCCAAATATCTTGCCAAGCCCTACTGAACACTCTACTTtagcaaaatttgaaaagatgACTGGAATTTTGCCATTGAATAATGAGGACCAATTTAAATCTAATGGGATAGACTTAGCTAGGGACTCAGAAGAATTTACTTCTCTGAAGCCATGTGATAGTTCAGGTATTAGCCACACAGAAAACGAAGCTTCTCTGAAGACCTCAGCAGCCCCCCAAGAGACTCCGACTTCTGATGGTCTCTTTCCAGCAAATGGAGCACAGGATCCATTGCTTTTGGAAGAAGTTACTCCAGATCCCTACATGATAAGTCTTCAGAATCTGATGAAAAAGTCAAAGGAATATATAGAAAGAGAACAATCTATACGCAGTCTGAGAAGTAGTGCAAAGAGGAGTGTTAACGAGAGTCAGTCAGACAAAGAAAACGGTGCTGTTAAAGTGAGTGATTGCATAAAGGAGAAGGCCCAGTTGATAGGCAGGCACTGTGGCTCAGTGGTTCCTGACAAACCAAGCCTTAATGAGTCAAACGTTCTTCTCCAAGGTGCTTCCGCTCCGGTAGGCAGCAGGAATGCGTCAGCTTCAGGGAGCTTTTCTAAAGTGGATCTGCCTATACGGACTGATCCGGATCCTGATTTTAAACTTGTTCCCTCTTTTGTTACTGAAAATAATGTTCTCAAAAGTCTTACTGGTTCATATGCCAAATTACCTAGTCCAGAGCCAAGCCTGAGTCCCAAAATGCACCGGAGGCGTTCTAGGCCTTCATCAGCATGTCATATTCTCATAAATAACCCGATAAATGCCTGTGAATTAAGTCCTAAAGGAAGAGAACAGGCAGTGGACTTAGTTGTGGACCATACCGATGAAAAAACAAACGTACCCGAAACTGTGCCAAAACTACCGGTTGATTTAGCAGGAGTTTGTCCAAGCAAGGTTTATGCCAGCAAAAATACGTCTGAAGCCATACAGGAAATGGTTTTAGGGAAATCAAACCAGGTATGTCAGCCTTCGGGaaatcaattagaaaataaagttatcCATGGACTTGCTATCCTGGAAGGTCAGTTAACATCTGATGGGGGAGGACCACACAAAATGGACGGTAGCTGTACTGCGATGCCAAGGTTGCACGAGCCGTATGCCACCAGTCAGTGTCCAGCGAGTCAAAACTTTGGAAGCACGAGTGGGCTCAAATCAGCCAGTGCGTTAGGGAAAAACTGCAATTTACAGATGGAACTGAACAAGTCTTATGATGTAAAAAACCCATCGCCTTTACTGATGCAAAACCAGAATACCAGACAGCAGCTGGACACCCCGACAGTGTCTTGTGGAAATGAACAACTTTTGGATAATAGTTTTGAGAAAGTTAAACGGAGGCTTGATTTAGATGTTGATAGTTTGCAAAAAGAAAACTGCCCTTATGTCATAACAGCTGGAATAGCTGAACAGGAAAAGCAACATTTGCCAGAAAAAAGATACCCTAAGGGATCTGTCtacatcaacaaaaataaaatgatagaaagtAGTTTCAAAG AAGGTGAGGAGATATTAAAAAGCAAGATCTTCGCTTTTGAAGAAATGCGGAAGAGACTGGAAGAACAGCATGCCCAGCAGTTGTCGCTCCTCATAGCCGAGCAGGAAAGGGAACAGGAGAGATTGCAGAAG GAAATAGAAGAACAAGAGAAGATGTTAAAAGAGAAGAAGGTGATTGCAGCAGAAACATCTGAATTGGATATTAACAATGCGGTGGAGttagaatggagaaaaataaatgactctgGTTTGCTAGATACAATGCTGTCTCAAGTGGACTCACTCCATACTTCAAATTCAAATAGttctg GTTTCACAAATTCTGCCCTACAACACAGCTTTGGTTCTGTAAGTGAAGCGCCGTTCTACCTCTGGGCATCATCAACAAGTGGCTTGACCAAACTCTCAGTAACAAGGCCTTTTGGAAGGGCCAAACCTAAATGGTCTCAG GGTTTCAGTCCAGAAGTACAAGCAAAATTTAGCAAAATCACCGCAGTGGCTAAAGGATTTCTTACTCGTCGGCTCATGCAGACAGATAAGCTAAAGCAACTCCGACAAACTGTGAAA GATACTATGGAATTCATAAGAAGTTTTCAGTCAGAAGCACCGTTGAAGAGAGGAGTCGTTTCAGCGCAAGATGCTTCTCTTCAGGAGAGAGTGTTTGCCCAG TTGCGAGCTGCCCTGTACGGTATTCATGACATATTCTTTGTAATGGATGCAGCTGAAAGGATGTCCATTCTACATCACGATCGAGAAGTTCGCAAAGAGAAAATGCTCAGGCAATTG gataaaatgaaaagtcCACGAGTGGCTCTTTCAGCTGCAACACAGAAGTCTCTTGATAGGAAGAAGTTCATGAA AGCTGCTGAAATGGGGATGCCAAATAAGAAATTTCTGGTTAAACAAAATCCTTCTGAAACAAG AATCCTTCAGCCAAACCAAGGACAGAATGCGCCTGGTCACAGGCTGCTTAGTAGACAAGG AACCCCTAAGACATCAGTGAAGGGGGTTGTGCAGAATAGACAGAAGTCTTCACAGAGCAGAGTGCCTAACAGAGCGCCTGGTTCAGGTGTGTAG